In Seriola aureovittata isolate HTS-2021-v1 ecotype China chromosome 24, ASM2101889v1, whole genome shotgun sequence, the following proteins share a genomic window:
- the mylz3 gene encoding myosin, light polypeptide 3, skeletal muscle, with the protein MTEFTPDQIEDFKEAFGLFDRVGDSQVAFNQVADIMRALGQNPTNKDVTKILGNPTADDMANKRLNFDAFLPMLKEVDALQKGTYDDYVEGLRVFDKEGNGTVMGAELRIVLSTLGEKMSEPEIEALMTGQEDENGSVHYEAFVKHIMSV; encoded by the exons ATG ACCGAGTTCACACCGGACCAGATTGAGG ACTTCAAGGAGGCTTTTGGTCTCTTTGACAGAGTTGGTGACAGCCAGGTGGCCTTCAACCAGGTGGCCGACATCATGCGCGCTCTGGGCCAGAACCCCACTAACAAGGACGTTACCAAGATTCTGGGCAACCCAACTGCCGACG ACATGGCCAACAAGAGGCTCAACTTCGACGCTTTCCTGCCCATGCTGAAGGAGGTCGACGCCCTCCAGAAGGGTACCTACGACGACTACGTTGAGGGTCTGCGCGTCTTCGACAAGGAGGGCAACGGCACAGTCATGGGCGCTGAGCTGCGTATCGTGCTGTCCACCCTGG GAGAGAAGATGAGCGAGCCTGAGATTGAAGCCCTCATGACCGGCCAGGAGGACGAGAACGGCAGTGTGCACTATGAGG ctTTCGTCAAGCACATCATGTCTGTGTAA
- the acadl gene encoding long-chain specific acyl-CoA dehydrogenase, mitochondrial: MSVTTMIKTRLLGLKNVFGRGQMLSAAAARLQHSQAEELLSNRPETSSAKTLMDIGTRRIFNEDHDLFRQNVRRFFQEEVVPHHKEWEKAGQVSREVWEKAGEQGLLGVMIPEEHGGIGGDLCSAAVTWEEQMYSNCSGPGFALHSDIVMPYIVNYGSKGQIEHFIPNMTAGKCIGAIAMTEPGAGSDLQGVRTYAKKDGSDWILNGNKVFITNGWMADVVVVVTVTDRDAKTAAHGISLFLVEEGMKGFQKGRKLEKIGLKAQDTAELFFEDVRLPADALLGELNKGFYYLMKELPQERLLIADMAISSCEFMFEETRNYVLQRKAFGKTIAHLQTVQHKLAELKTDICVGRAFVDNCLQLHAQKRLDPSTASMAKFWASDLQNKVATQCLQLHGGWGYMWEYPIAKAFVDSRIQPIYGGTNEIMKELIARTIVSQK, from the exons ATGTCAGTTACAACAATGATCAAAACTCGTcttctggggctgaaaaatgtcTTCGGACGAGGACAGATGCTGTCTGCGGCTGCTGCGAG ACTACAGCACAGCCAGGCCGAAGAGCTCCTGTCAAACCGTCCAGAGACCTCCAGCGCCAAGACCCTGATGGACATCGGGACTCGGCGGATCTTCAACGAGGACCATGATCTCTTCAGACAAAACGTCCGGCGCTTCTTCCAAGAGGAAGTGGTTCCACATCACAAGGA gTGGGAGAAGGCAGGTCAGGTAAGCCGGGAGGTGTGGGAGAAGGCTGGTGAGCAAGGCCTGCTGGGAGTAATGATACCAGAGGAGCACGGTGGCATCGGAGGAGATCTGTGTTCTGCGGCTGTCACGTGGGAGGAGCA AATGTACTCCAACTGCTCAGGTCCGGGTTTCGCACTGCACTCCGACATTGTCATGCCCTACATCGTCAACTATGGTAGCAAGGGGCAGATTGAACACTTCATCCCCAACATGACTGCTGGGAAATGCATCGGTGCTATTGCTATGACCGAGCCAGGAGCGGGCAG cGATCTTCAAGGTGTGAGGACGTACGCCAAGAAGGACGGCAGCGACTGGATCCTCAACGGCAACAAG GTGTTTATCACAAACGGTTGGATGGCTGACGTGGTGGTGGTAGTGACCGTGACCGACCGCGATGCGAAGACAGCAGCACATGGCATCAGTCTGTTCCTGGTGGAGGAGGGCATGAAGGGCTTCCAGAAAGGACGCAAGCTGGAGAAGATTGGCCTGAAGGCCCAG GACACAGCTGAGCTGTTTTTTGAGGATGTGCGTCTCCCAGCTGACGCCCTTTTGGGTGAACTCAACAAGGGTTTCTACTACCTGATGAAAGAACTGCCTCAG GAGCGTCTGCTGATTGCCGACATGGCCATCTCGAGCTGTGAGTTCATGTTTGAGGAAACCAGGAACTACGTGTTGCAGAGGAAGGCTTTCGGCAAGACGATCGCTCACCTACAG ACTGTTCAGCACAAGCTGGCAGAGCTGAAAACTGATATCTGTGTGGGCCGAGCCTTTGTTGACAACTGCCTACAGCTCCACGCTCAGAAACGCCTGGATCCCTCCACGGCCTCCATGGCCAAGTTTTG GGCGTCTGACCTCCAGAACAAAGTGGCCACTCAGTGCCTGCAGCTCCATGGAGGCTGGGGCTACATGTGGGAATACCCCATCGCAAA GGCGTTTGTGGACTCCCGTATCCAGCCCATCTATGGGGGCACCAATGAGATCATGAAAGAGCTCATCGCCCGCACCATTGTCAGCCAGAAGTGA